From one Mangrovibacterium diazotrophicum genomic stretch:
- a CDS encoding S8 family serine peptidase, whose protein sequence is MRWLAGIPLLFICLLFSERSIAQALQNYYWIGFKDKNGSAFSLAQPDDFMSARALTRRSKQGIVVDNFDLPVSQVYIDSLKTLGFSIGNTSKWLNGCTGQASEELASEIADLDFVTEIQLIKPGITTKAARNKWSDEIFADAIDTASYSTSVYQVAQLNGQFLHNQNYTGSGMQIAVLDAGFYNADNYSLFDGLFAKGQILGTRDFVSAGNDVFREHYHGMSVLSTMALDLPGQFIGTAPDANYYLFRTEDSSSEYLIEEYNWIAAAEYADSLGVDVINSSLGYYDFEDASTNHTWADMVGDVTPVTIGANMAVRKGILVVASNGNEANNSWRYVIAPADGELVLGIGAVNRDGVYAPFSSVGYPASSLVKPNVVAMGWGTAVVRDNGEIGLSNGTSFSSPVLAGMAACLWQANPQASAARIKKAIEVSGSQYLRPDSLLGYGIPDFQIADQYLKEQENLEADNWMAFPNPFQAECYLYKKGELEGDWIEVSLVNLNGMVVYTEKIEASNPVLLPNLANLPRGLYLARVRCGNEELTLKLIKAIR, encoded by the coding sequence ATGCGCTGGCTCGCGGGCATACCACTTCTATTTATCTGCTTGCTGTTTTCCGAACGCAGCATCGCCCAGGCGCTTCAAAATTATTACTGGATTGGTTTCAAAGATAAAAATGGCTCTGCTTTTTCGCTGGCTCAGCCGGATGATTTTATGTCGGCTCGTGCCCTGACTCGGCGTAGCAAGCAGGGAATTGTTGTTGATAATTTCGATTTGCCGGTTTCTCAAGTATACATCGACAGCTTAAAAACGCTCGGTTTCAGTATTGGAAATACTTCGAAATGGCTCAACGGTTGTACCGGACAAGCGAGCGAAGAGCTTGCTTCTGAAATTGCAGATCTGGATTTTGTGACGGAAATTCAACTGATAAAACCGGGAATTACCACAAAAGCCGCACGAAATAAATGGAGTGACGAGATCTTTGCTGATGCAATAGACACGGCCAGCTACTCGACGTCGGTTTATCAAGTGGCGCAACTCAATGGTCAATTCTTGCACAACCAAAATTATACAGGTAGCGGAATGCAGATTGCTGTTCTGGATGCAGGATTTTATAATGCGGACAACTACTCGCTTTTTGATGGATTATTTGCCAAGGGCCAAATTTTAGGAACCCGCGACTTTGTTTCAGCCGGGAATGATGTCTTTCGCGAGCATTATCACGGCATGAGCGTGCTTTCGACGATGGCGCTCGATCTGCCCGGACAGTTTATCGGAACCGCGCCGGACGCGAACTACTATTTGTTTCGAACCGAAGACTCGTCGTCCGAGTATTTAATAGAAGAATACAATTGGATTGCAGCTGCAGAATATGCGGACTCGCTCGGAGTTGATGTGATCAATTCATCGCTGGGATATTACGATTTTGAAGATGCTAGCACCAATCACACATGGGCCGACATGGTTGGCGATGTTACTCCGGTAACCATTGGGGCTAATATGGCTGTTCGCAAAGGAATTCTGGTCGTTGCCAGTAATGGAAATGAAGCCAACAACTCGTGGCGCTACGTTATTGCTCCGGCGGATGGCGAGCTGGTTTTAGGCATTGGAGCGGTGAACCGTGATGGCGTTTACGCTCCGTTCAGCTCCGTTGGATACCCTGCAAGCTCACTGGTTAAACCCAACGTTGTGGCCATGGGCTGGGGAACCGCTGTGGTGCGCGACAACGGCGAAATTGGCTTGAGTAATGGTACCTCTTTTTCATCGCCTGTGTTAGCGGGAATGGCGGCGTGCCTGTGGCAGGCCAACCCGCAAGCTTCGGCAGCCAGGATCAAAAAGGCGATCGAGGTGAGTGGCAGCCAGTATTTGCGACCGGATTCGTTGCTTGGTTACGGCATTCCTGATTTTCAAATTGCCGATCAGTATTTGAAAGAACAGGAAAATTTGGAAGCCGATAACTGGATGGCTTTTCCGAATCCGTTTCAGGCGGAATGTTATTTGTATAAAAAGGGAGAACTGGAGGGAGACTGGATTGAAGTGAGTCTCGTGAATTTGAACGGAATGGTTGTTTACACCGAAAAAATAGAAGCTTCCAATCCGGTATTGCTGCCGAATTTGGCTAACTTACCGCGTGGTTTGTACCTGGCACGCGTTCGTTGCGGCAACGAAGAGCTTACATTGAAGTTAATCAAGGCGATCCGTTAA
- the xseA gene encoding exodeoxyribonuclease VII large subunit produces the protein MNTNQLSLLELNQLVKDTLDDAFPSLIWVKAEISEITINRTGHCYLELVDIDPQSKEVLARARATIWSYSFRMLKPYFETTTGQAFTQGIKILVSAKIEFHPVYGMSLNIRDIDPSYTMGDMARKRREIILQLKEDGVFDMNRELELPIVPQRVAVISSPTAAGLQDFMDQLANNPRGIRFYTKLFPAVMQGTETGDSVINALEQVFQYEDFFDVVCIIRGGGAQLDLASFDNYELAYHVSQFPIPVITGIGHDKDETVIDLVAHTKMKTPTAVAEFLINGAENFEQLLLDLESRFLDLVQERLTEEQNFLEQAVLQLKQGVRQLVTEEHHRFKISTLKLQNSVPQFLRKQKDQFRQYSQQLAVDGRALLKDELNGLKHKIGSMEYLSQRMMRAEQNKLAETKHVLKIRMTDGFRLQRSKLEAFEVKKRLVDPVRVLQRGYSLAYKDGKIIKSVADLKDGDELQTRLADGTVTSKIIKK, from the coding sequence ATGAACACGAACCAACTTTCGTTGCTGGAATTGAACCAGCTGGTAAAAGATACGCTCGATGATGCTTTCCCCTCATTGATTTGGGTGAAGGCGGAGATCAGCGAAATCACAATCAACAGAACAGGACATTGTTACCTTGAGCTGGTGGACATTGATCCGCAGAGCAAAGAGGTTCTAGCGCGCGCCCGGGCGACTATTTGGTCGTACAGTTTTCGAATGTTGAAGCCTTATTTTGAAACGACTACCGGACAGGCTTTCACGCAAGGGATTAAGATTTTGGTGAGCGCGAAAATTGAGTTTCACCCGGTTTACGGCATGAGCCTGAATATTCGCGACATTGACCCAAGTTACACGATGGGGGATATGGCGCGCAAACGCCGCGAGATCATTCTGCAGTTGAAGGAAGATGGTGTTTTCGATATGAACCGCGAGCTGGAATTGCCAATTGTTCCGCAACGTGTGGCGGTGATTTCGTCGCCAACAGCAGCGGGTTTGCAGGATTTCATGGATCAGCTGGCAAACAACCCCAGGGGTATTCGGTTTTATACCAAACTTTTCCCTGCTGTTATGCAGGGAACGGAGACTGGCGACTCCGTGATAAATGCCTTGGAGCAAGTGTTTCAATACGAAGATTTTTTCGATGTGGTTTGTATTATTCGGGGTGGAGGTGCGCAGCTCGATTTGGCGAGTTTCGATAACTACGAACTGGCTTACCATGTGTCGCAGTTCCCGATTCCCGTCATCACAGGTATTGGGCACGACAAGGATGAAACGGTCATCGATTTGGTGGCACACACGAAGATGAAAACACCAACTGCGGTAGCTGAATTCCTGATTAACGGTGCAGAAAATTTCGAGCAGCTTTTGCTTGATTTGGAAAGCAGGTTTCTGGATCTGGTACAGGAACGACTGACAGAAGAACAGAATTTTCTGGAACAGGCCGTGTTGCAACTCAAGCAGGGCGTTCGGCAGTTGGTTACAGAGGAGCATCACCGTTTCAAAATAAGCACGCTGAAACTGCAGAACAGCGTTCCTCAATTTTTGCGGAAACAGAAAGACCAGTTTCGACAATATTCGCAGCAACTAGCGGTTGACGGGCGAGCCTTGCTGAAAGACGAGTTGAACGGGCTGAAGCACAAAATCGGTTCGATGGAATATCTGAGCCAGCGAATGATGCGCGCCGAGCAAAACAAGCTCGCAGAGACGAAACACGTTCTCAAGATCCGAATGACAGACGGATTTCGTTTGCAGCGGAGCAAACTCGAGGCTTTTGAAGTGAAAAAACGTCTGGTTGATCCGGTTCGTGTGTTGCAACGCGGGTACAGTCTTGCCTACAAAGACGGGAAAATTATTAAATCGGTGGCAGATTTAAAGGATGGCGACGAACTGCAAACGCGTTTGGCCGATGGTACAGTAACAAGTAAAATCATAAAAAAATAA
- the xseB gene encoding exodeoxyribonuclease VII small subunit, whose translation MAPKKLSYKEAVEEIDEILEKIENEELDVDELSEKVKRVSTLIKFCKEKLHTTQTEVENILKDMEE comes from the coding sequence ATGGCACCAAAGAAATTAAGTTATAAAGAAGCCGTTGAGGAAATTGACGAGATTTTGGAAAAAATTGAAAATGAGGAGCTCGACGTGGATGAACTTTCAGAGAAAGTGAAACGCGTTTCTACCCTGATCAAATTTTGCAAGGAAAAGCTGCACACCACGCAAACCGAGGTGGAGAATATTTTGAAAGATATGGAAGAGTAG
- a CDS encoding isochorismatase family protein translates to MITKIDEKTALVLIDLQKGIAKDTVHPVADVIRNAVKLIDAFRKRSLPVVLVTVNPSGARFLKCRIEGGKSISPTGEMALPEDFADLVPEIEPLASDIQIRKRTWNAFFETDLHEQLQKHGVTGIVLGGISTSIGVEGTARAASEFGYNQTFVVDAMSDKILEAHDCTVNYIFPRLGELGTTAEVIQHLEL, encoded by the coding sequence ATGATTACAAAAATAGATGAGAAAACGGCGCTGGTATTAATTGATCTGCAAAAAGGAATTGCAAAAGACACGGTTCATCCGGTGGCTGATGTGATCCGGAATGCGGTCAAACTGATCGATGCTTTTCGGAAGCGCAGTTTGCCGGTTGTGCTGGTGACCGTCAACCCGTCGGGCGCACGATTTTTGAAATGCCGGATCGAAGGCGGTAAAAGTATCAGTCCAACCGGAGAAATGGCGCTGCCTGAGGATTTCGCTGATTTGGTTCCTGAAATCGAACCTTTGGCGAGCGATATTCAAATTCGCAAACGCACCTGGAATGCATTTTTTGAAACGGATTTGCACGAACAGTTGCAGAAGCATGGTGTAACAGGAATTGTGCTAGGCGGAATTTCAACGAGCATTGGGGTTGAAGGGACGGCTCGGGCAGCGAGTGAATTTGGCTACAACCAAACTTTTGTGGTGGATGCGATGAGCGATAAAATTCTGGAAGCTCACGATTGCACTGTCAACTATATTTTTCCGCGGCTTGGAGAGTTGGGGACGACAGCCGAAGTCATTCAGCATTTGGAGTTGTAA